The Candidatus Pantoea soli genome window below encodes:
- the mrdA gene encoding peptidoglycan DD-transpeptidase MrdA — MKLQSNAFRDYTAEQKLFVRRAFVAFVGILLLSSILVVNLYHLQILRFDDYSTRSNENRIKLVPVAPSRGIIYDRNGIPLALNRTIYQAELVPEKVDDLKQTLQALRPVLDLTDDDIDAFEKERKRSRRFTSIPVKTGLNDVQVARFAVNQYRFPGVEVKGYQRRYYPYGQTLTHVVGYVSKINDRDVKRLDEEGKWPNYAATHDIGKLGIESYYEDVLHGKTGYEEVEVNNRGRVIRQLHEQSPQAGRDIWLTVDLRLQQYIETLLAGSRAAVVVSDPRTGEILALVSTPSYDPNLFVDGISSKDYKALLSDENRPLYNRALQAAYPPASTVKPYVAVSALSAGVINRNTSLFDPGWWQLPGSEKRYRDWKKWGHGRLNVTKSLEESADTFFYQVAYDMGIDRLSEWMTKFGYGHRTGIDLPQESPGNMPTREWKMKRFKKPWYQGDTIPVGIGQGYWTATPVQMNKAMMILINDGVIKVPHLLRATREGDTMVPYRQPPDAPIGDIHSGYWEIAKDGMYGVANRPNGTAHKSFADAPYKIAAKSGTAQVFGLKENETYNAHKIAERLRDHKLMTAFAPYDKPRVAVTMILENGGAGAAVGTVMRQILDHIMLGDNNTVLPEAAPTPPGYEGE, encoded by the coding sequence ATGAAATTACAGAGCAACGCTTTTCGCGATTACACTGCCGAACAGAAACTGTTTGTTCGCCGGGCCTTTGTGGCCTTTGTCGGCATTCTGCTGCTCTCCAGCATTCTGGTGGTCAACCTGTACCACCTGCAAATTCTGCGTTTCGACGACTATAGTACCCGGTCGAACGAGAACCGCATCAAACTGGTGCCGGTGGCACCGAGCCGCGGCATCATCTATGACCGCAATGGCATTCCGCTGGCGCTCAATCGCACCATTTACCAGGCCGAACTGGTGCCGGAAAAAGTGGATGACCTGAAGCAAACGCTGCAGGCGTTGCGGCCGGTGCTGGATCTGACCGACGATGACATTGACGCGTTTGAGAAAGAGCGCAAACGCTCGCGCCGCTTTACCTCTATTCCGGTGAAAACCGGCCTTAATGACGTGCAGGTGGCGCGCTTCGCGGTTAACCAGTACCGTTTTCCCGGCGTGGAAGTGAAAGGATATCAGCGCCGATACTATCCCTATGGCCAGACGCTGACGCACGTGGTGGGCTACGTGTCGAAAATCAACGACCGTGACGTTAAGCGCCTCGACGAAGAGGGAAAATGGCCTAACTACGCCGCCACGCACGACATCGGTAAGCTGGGGATTGAAAGCTACTACGAAGACGTGCTGCACGGCAAAACCGGCTACGAAGAGGTGGAAGTTAACAACCGCGGCCGCGTGATTCGTCAGCTGCACGAGCAGTCGCCGCAGGCCGGACGCGACATCTGGCTGACGGTCGATCTGCGGCTGCAGCAGTATATTGAAACCCTGCTGGCAGGCAGCCGCGCCGCCGTTGTGGTGAGCGATCCGCGTACCGGTGAGATTCTCGCCCTGGTTTCAACACCCAGCTATGATCCCAACCTGTTTGTCGACGGGATTTCCAGTAAAGATTACAAAGCCCTGCTGAGCGACGAGAACCGTCCGCTGTATAACCGCGCCCTGCAGGCTGCCTACCCGCCCGCCTCTACCGTTAAACCTTACGTCGCGGTCTCCGCGCTGAGCGCAGGCGTCATCAACCGCAATACCAGCCTGTTCGATCCGGGCTGGTGGCAGCTGCCCGGATCGGAAAAACGCTATCGCGACTGGAAAAAATGGGGCCACGGTCGCCTGAATGTGACCAAATCGCTGGAGGAGTCGGCGGATACCTTCTTCTATCAGGTTGCTTATGACATGGGCATCGACCGCTTATCCGAGTGGATGACCAAATTTGGCTATGGCCACCGCACGGGTATCGACCTGCCGCAGGAGAGCCCGGGCAACATGCCAACCCGTGAATGGAAGATGAAGCGTTTCAAAAAACCCTGGTATCAGGGTGACACCATTCCGGTCGGCATTGGCCAGGGTTACTGGACCGCGACGCCGGTGCAGATGAACAAAGCGATGATGATCCTGATTAACGACGGCGTGATAAAAGTGCCGCACCTGCTGCGCGCCACGCGCGAAGGCGACACCATGGTGCCTTACCGCCAGCCGCCGGATGCGCCGATTGGTGATATCCACTCCGGCTACTGGGAAATCGCCAAAGACGGTATGTACGGCGTGGCCAACCGCCCCAACGGCACCGCGCACAAGAGCTTCGCCGATGCGCCGTATAAAATCGCCGCCAAATCCGGTACTGCGCAGGTCTTTGGTCTGAAAGAAAACGAAACCTATAACGCGCACAAAATCGCGGAGCGGCTGCGTGACCATAAGCTGATGACCGCCTTTGCGCCTTATGACAAGCCGCGCGTGGCTGTCACCATGATTCTGGAAAATGGCGGCGCCGGCGCAGCAGTGGGCACGGTAATGCGCCAGATTCTTGACCACATTATGCTGGGCGACAACAACACCGTGCTGCCAGAAGCAGCACCGACGCCGCCCGGCTACGAAGGTGAATAA
- the rlmH gene encoding 23S rRNA (pseudouridine(1915)-N(3))-methyltransferase RlmH — MKLQLVAVGTKMPDWVQTGFMEYLRRFPKDMPFELTEVPAGKRGKNADIKRILEKEGEAMLAAVGKGNRIVTLDIPGQPWETPQLAQQLERWKLDGRDVSLLIGGPEGLAPACKAAAEQSWSLSALTLPHPLVRVLVAESLYRAWSITTNHPYHRE; from the coding sequence TTGAAACTGCAGCTTGTGGCCGTGGGCACCAAAATGCCCGACTGGGTGCAGACCGGTTTTATGGAGTATCTGCGCCGCTTTCCCAAAGATATGCCGTTTGAACTGACAGAAGTCCCTGCCGGCAAACGCGGTAAAAATGCTGACATCAAACGCATTCTCGAAAAAGAGGGCGAAGCGATGCTGGCGGCGGTGGGTAAAGGCAACCGCATTGTCACGCTGGATATTCCCGGTCAGCCGTGGGAAACCCCGCAGCTGGCGCAGCAGCTTGAGCGCTGGAAGCTGGACGGGCGCGATGTCAGCCTGCTGATTGGCGGACCGGAAGGCCTGGCACCGGCCTGTAAAGCCGCCGCAGAGCAAAGCTGGTCGCTCTCTGCCCTGACGCTGCCCCATCCGCTGGTGCGCGTACTGGTCGCAGAAAGTTTGTATCGTGCCTGGAGCATCACCACGAATCATCCTTATCACCGTGAATAA
- the rsfS gene encoding ribosome silencing factor: MQGKALQDFVIDKIDDLKGQDIVAIDVQGKSSITDCMIICTGTSNRHVSSIAEHVMQESRAAGLMPLGVEGKAAADWVVVDLGEVIVHVMQEESRQLYELEKLWS; this comes from the coding sequence TTGCAAGGTAAAGCACTCCAAGATTTCGTTATTGATAAGATTGATGATCTTAAAGGCCAGGACATCGTTGCTATTGATGTGCAGGGCAAATCCAGCATCACCGATTGCATGATTATCTGTACCGGCACCTCTAACCGTCACGTTTCTTCCATTGCGGAACACGTGATGCAGGAATCCCGCGCCGCCGGCCTGATGCCGCTGGGTGTGGAAGGCAAAGCCGCCGCAGACTGGGTAGTGGTCGATCTCGGTGAAGTGATCGTGCATGTCATGCAGGAAGAGAGTCGCCAGCTGTATGAGCTGGAAAAACTCTGGAGCTAA
- the nadD gene encoding nicotinate-nucleotide adenylyltransferase produces the protein MSELFALFGGTFDPIHYGHLRPVEALAQQVGLKQVTLLPNNVPPHRPQPQASAAQRVAMLQCAIADRPLFDIDTRELARPTPSWTVDTLEALRAERGAQQPLGFIIGQDSLLTLHKWHRWQDLLTLCHLLVCQRPGYATQLETPAQQQWLNDHLAQNTQQLHHSPAGHIWLADTPLLDISATEIRQRRHHGQSCADLLPDAVIDYIDRAGLYRD, from the coding sequence ATGTCTGAACTTTTTGCGCTGTTTGGCGGCACCTTTGATCCGATCCACTACGGCCATCTGCGCCCGGTGGAAGCGCTGGCGCAGCAGGTTGGTCTGAAGCAAGTTACGCTGCTGCCGAACAATGTTCCGCCCCACCGTCCACAGCCGCAGGCCAGCGCCGCCCAGCGCGTGGCCATGCTGCAGTGCGCAATTGCCGACCGTCCGCTGTTTGATATTGATACCCGCGAACTGGCGCGCCCGACGCCGTCATGGACAGTGGACACGCTGGAAGCGCTGCGTGCAGAACGCGGTGCGCAGCAGCCACTGGGGTTTATCATCGGTCAGGATTCTCTGCTAACGTTACACAAATGGCACCGCTGGCAGGATCTGCTGACGCTGTGCCATCTGCTGGTGTGCCAGCGTCCGGGTTACGCCACGCAGCTGGAGACGCCGGCGCAGCAGCAGTGGCTGAACGACCATCTGGCACAGAATACGCAGCAGCTGCACCACTCGCCGGCAGGCCATATCTGGCTGGCCGACACGCCGCTGTTGGATATCTCCGCCACGGAGATTCGCCAGCGCCGCCATCATGGCCAGTCCTGCGCCGACCTGCTGCCGGATGCGGTGATCGACTATATCGATCGCGCAGGCTTATATCGCGACTAG
- the holA gene encoding DNA polymerase III subunit delta, with protein MIRIYPEQLSAQLREGLRACYFLTGNEPLLIQESADAIRAAAGTQGFEEHFSITLDAQTDWDALFSRCQALSLFTQRQTLTLQLPENGANAAMAEHLLTLSTLLHSDILLVLRMAKLTKAQENSAWFKALSAQAVLVPCQTPEQAQLPRWVAARARHMKLSIDDAAIQLLCYCYEGNLLALAQALERLSLMWPDGTLTLPRVEEAVNDAAHFTPFHWVDALLAGKSKRALHILHQLAKEDSEIVILLRTLQRDLLTLLHLQRNQSKQPLRTLMDQQRIWQNRRALFTEAVRRLDAQRLQRAVHLLAELELAMKQEYGQNLWPQLETLSLLLCHRDFPLSFTDV; from the coding sequence ATGATCAGGATCTATCCTGAACAACTGAGCGCGCAGCTTCGTGAGGGGCTGCGCGCCTGTTATTTTCTGACCGGCAACGAACCACTGTTGATCCAGGAGAGCGCGGATGCCATTCGCGCTGCCGCCGGAACGCAGGGTTTTGAAGAGCACTTCAGTATTACCCTGGATGCCCAGACCGACTGGGATGCCCTCTTCTCCCGCTGTCAGGCGCTCAGCCTGTTTACCCAGCGCCAGACGCTCACGCTGCAGCTGCCGGAAAACGGTGCGAATGCGGCGATGGCGGAACACCTGCTGACCCTTTCTACCCTGCTGCACAGCGATATTCTGCTGGTGCTGCGCATGGCGAAGCTGACCAAAGCACAGGAAAACAGCGCCTGGTTTAAAGCGCTGAGCGCGCAGGCGGTGCTGGTGCCGTGTCAGACGCCGGAGCAGGCTCAGCTGCCGCGCTGGGTGGCCGCGCGCGCGCGCCACATGAAACTGAGCATTGATGATGCCGCGATTCAGCTGCTCTGCTACTGCTATGAGGGCAATCTGCTGGCGCTGGCGCAGGCGCTGGAACGGCTGTCGCTGATGTGGCCGGATGGGACGCTCACCCTGCCGCGCGTTGAGGAAGCGGTGAACGATGCCGCACACTTTACCCCTTTTCACTGGGTGGATGCGCTGCTGGCCGGCAAAAGCAAACGCGCCCTGCATATCCTGCACCAGCTGGCGAAAGAAGACAGCGAGATCGTGATTCTGCTGCGCACGCTGCAGCGCGATTTGCTGACGCTGTTGCATCTGCAGCGTAATCAGTCAAAACAGCCGCTGCGCACGCTAATGGATCAGCAACGCATCTGGCAGAATCGCCGGGCGCTGTTTACCGAGGCCGTCAGGCGTCTGGACGCGCAGCGCCTGCAGCGCGCCGTGCATCTGCTGGCTGAACTGGAGCTGGCCATGAAGCAGGAGTATGGTCAGAATCTCTGGCCGCAGCTGGAAACGCTGTCGCTGCTGCTCTGCCACCGTGATTTCCCACTGAGTTTTACCGATGTCTGA
- the lptE gene encoding LPS assembly lipoprotein LptE encodes MRQLIIRLFVLLAVLITAGCGFHPRGTTLVPAEMKTLIVQSGDPYGPLARIVRQQLRINDVTIIEDSKAASAKYPTIRLGAERFGRDTASVFISGTTAEYSLVMTVSAQVLLPGKGIYPISTTVYRSFFDNPNAALAKDAEQDMIMQEMRQRAAEQLVRKLLTVHAAQESNKETLSQPEVIAPGADSPEVFSSSATSLQ; translated from the coding sequence GTGCGACAACTGATTATCAGGCTGTTTGTCCTGCTTGCGGTGCTGATCACCGCAGGCTGTGGGTTTCATCCGCGCGGCACCACCCTGGTGCCAGCGGAAATGAAAACCTTAATCGTCCAGAGTGGCGACCCGTATGGCCCGCTGGCACGTATTGTGCGCCAGCAGCTGCGCATCAATGACGTCACCATCATTGAAGACAGCAAGGCGGCCAGCGCGAAGTATCCGACCATCCGTCTCGGCGCTGAGCGCTTCGGACGTGATACCGCCTCGGTATTCATCAGCGGGACCACCGCCGAATACTCGCTGGTGATGACGGTCAGCGCGCAGGTGCTGCTGCCGGGTAAAGGCATCTATCCGATCAGCACCACCGTGTACCGGTCGTTCTTTGATAACCCGAACGCCGCGCTGGCCAAAGATGCGGAACAGGACATGATCATGCAGGAGATGCGTCAGCGTGCCGCTGAGCAGCTGGTGCGTAAACTGCTGACGGTGCATGCCGCGCAGGAGAGCAACAAAGAGACGCTGTCGCAACCGGAAGTGATTGCCCCAGGCGCTGACTCTCCGGAAGTGTTCTCGTCGTCAGCTACCAGTCTGCAATGA
- the leuS gene encoding leucine--tRNA ligase, which produces MQEQYRPEEIESRVQQHWDENETFKVTEQEGKEKYYCLSMLPYPSGRLHMGHVRNYTIGDVIARYQRMLGKNVLQPIGWDAFGLPAEGAAVKNNTAPAPWTYDNIAYMKNQLKLLGFGYDWSRELATCQPEYYRWEQWFFTKLYEKGLVYKKTSAVNWCPNDQTVLANEQVIDGCCWRCDTKVERKEIPQWFVKITDYAEELLNDLDKLEDWPEQVKTMQRNWIGRSEGVEITFDVADSEEKVTVYTTRPDTFMGATYVAVAAGHPLARQAAMNNPALADFIAECSTTKVAEADMATMEKKGMATGLHAIHPLTGEAIPVWVANFVLMEYGTGAVMAVPGHDQRDWEFATKYQLNIKPVILNLDGSEPDLSAAAMTEKGTLFNSGEYDGLDHDAAFNAIADALAAKGVGERKVNYRLRDWGVSRQRYWGAPIPMVTLEDGTVMPTPEDQLPVVLPEDVVMDGITSPIKADPEWAKTTVNGQPALRETDTFDTFMESSWYYARYTCADYNEGMLDPAAANYWLPVDQYVGGIEHAIMHLMYFRFYHKLLRDAGLVNSDEPAKRLLCQGMVLADAFYYVGANGERNWVSPVDVTVERDEKGRITKAVDNQGREVIYAGMSKMSKSKNNGIDPQLMVERYGADTVRLFMMFASPAEMTLEWQESGVEGANRFLKRVWKLAYDHVAKGATVALDVNALNDEQKSLRRDLHKTIAKVADDIGRRQTFNTAIAAIMELMNKLLRAPQESEQDRALMQEALMAVTRLLYPFTPHASYVLWQALGGEGSIDEASWPVADEAAMVEDALLVVVQVNGKVRGKITVAPDATQEQVQARAAQEPLVAKYLEGVTLRKVIYVPGKLLNLVVG; this is translated from the coding sequence ATGCAAGAGCAATACCGCCCGGAAGAGATAGAATCCCGCGTCCAGCAGCACTGGGACGAAAACGAAACCTTCAAAGTGACCGAGCAGGAAGGCAAAGAGAAATACTACTGCCTCTCTATGCTGCCCTATCCTTCTGGCCGTCTGCACATGGGCCACGTGCGTAACTACACCATCGGCGATGTCATCGCGCGCTATCAGCGTATGCTGGGAAAAAACGTTCTGCAGCCGATTGGCTGGGATGCGTTTGGTCTGCCGGCGGAAGGTGCAGCGGTGAAAAACAACACGGCTCCTGCGCCCTGGACCTACGACAATATCGCCTATATGAAGAACCAGCTGAAGCTGCTGGGCTTTGGCTACGACTGGAGCCGTGAACTGGCAACCTGTCAGCCGGAATATTATCGCTGGGAGCAGTGGTTCTTTACCAAACTGTATGAAAAAGGCCTGGTCTACAAAAAAACCTCGGCGGTTAACTGGTGCCCGAACGACCAGACCGTGCTGGCGAACGAGCAGGTCATTGACGGCTGCTGCTGGCGCTGTGACACCAAAGTTGAGCGCAAAGAGATCCCGCAGTGGTTCGTGAAAATCACCGACTACGCGGAAGAGCTGCTCAATGACCTTGATAAGCTGGAAGACTGGCCAGAGCAGGTGAAAACCATGCAGCGCAACTGGATCGGTCGTTCAGAAGGCGTTGAAATCACCTTTGATGTTGCCGACAGCGAAGAGAAAGTTACCGTTTACACCACCCGTCCGGACACCTTCATGGGTGCCACTTACGTGGCAGTCGCGGCCGGCCACCCGCTGGCGCGTCAGGCGGCGATGAACAACCCGGCGCTGGCCGATTTCATTGCTGAATGCAGCACCACTAAAGTGGCAGAAGCCGATATGGCGACGATGGAGAAAAAAGGCATGGCCACCGGCCTGCATGCCATCCATCCGCTGACCGGTGAAGCGATTCCGGTATGGGTTGCTAACTTCGTGCTGATGGAGTACGGCACCGGTGCCGTCATGGCAGTACCGGGTCACGATCAGCGCGACTGGGAATTTGCGACCAAATACCAGCTCAATATCAAACCGGTTATCCTTAACCTTGACGGCAGCGAGCCGGATTTAAGCGCCGCCGCGATGACGGAAAAAGGCACGCTGTTCAACTCTGGCGAATACGATGGGCTCGATCATGACGCCGCCTTCAATGCTATCGCGGATGCGCTGGCTGCCAAAGGCGTTGGCGAGCGCAAGGTGAATTACCGTCTGCGCGACTGGGGCGTTTCCCGTCAGCGTTACTGGGGGGCACCGATTCCGATGGTGACGCTGGAAGATGGCACGGTAATGCCAACGCCAGAAGATCAGCTGCCGGTTGTCCTGCCGGAAGATGTGGTGATGGATGGCATCACCAGCCCGATCAAAGCCGACCCGGAGTGGGCAAAAACCACGGTAAATGGTCAGCCTGCGCTGCGTGAAACCGATACCTTTGACACCTTTATGGAATCCTCCTGGTACTACGCACGTTACACCTGTGCGGATTACAACGAAGGTATGCTGGACCCGGCGGCGGCAAACTACTGGCTGCCGGTAGACCAGTACGTAGGCGGTATTGAGCACGCCATCATGCACCTGATGTACTTCCGTTTCTATCACAAGCTGCTGCGTGACGCGGGCCTCGTTAACTCAGACGAGCCGGCAAAACGTCTGCTGTGCCAGGGCATGGTGCTGGCCGATGCGTTTTACTATGTGGGTGCCAACGGCGAACGTAACTGGGTTTCTCCGGTGGATGTCACCGTCGAGCGCGACGAAAAAGGCCGTATTACCAAAGCTGTCGACAATCAGGGCCGCGAAGTGATCTACGCTGGCATGAGCAAAATGTCGAAGTCGAAAAACAACGGCATTGACCCGCAGCTGATGGTAGAGCGTTACGGTGCCGATACCGTTCGCCTGTTTATGATGTTTGCCTCGCCGGCAGAAATGACGCTGGAGTGGCAGGAATCCGGCGTGGAAGGCGCTAACCGCTTCCTGAAACGCGTCTGGAAACTGGCGTACGATCACGTGGCGAAAGGCGCGACCGTTGCACTGGACGTCAACGCACTGAACGATGAGCAGAAATCGCTGCGTCGCGATCTGCACAAAACCATCGCGAAAGTGGCGGATGATATTGGTCGTCGTCAGACCTTCAACACCGCGATCGCCGCGATCATGGAGCTGATGAACAAACTGCTGCGCGCGCCGCAGGAGAGCGAGCAGGATCGTGCGCTGATGCAGGAAGCGCTGATGGCGGTCACCCGTCTGCTGTATCCGTTCACGCCGCATGCCAGCTACGTACTGTGGCAGGCGCTGGGCGGTGAAGGCAGCATTGATGAAGCAAGCTGGCCGGTTGCCGACGAAGCGGCGATGGTTGAGGATGCCCTGCTGGTCGTAGTGCAGGTCAATGGCAAAGTGCGTGGCAAAATCACCGTCGCGCCTGATGCAACGCAGGAGCAGGTGCAGGCGCGTGCGGCGCAGGAGCCGCTGGTGGCGAAGTATCTGGAAGGCGTCACCCTGCGTAAAGTGATTTATGTCCCTGGCAAACTGCTTAACCTGGTCGTGGGTTAA
- a CDS encoding zinc ribbon-containing protein, which produces MNNVAQEYRATVAALTQRLEHGERDVDALVAEARQQLLAKQTLTPAEVNEVMRAVRRDLHEFALSYQESSEAADDSVFLRVIRESLWKELADITDKSQLEWREVFQDLRHHGVYQSGEVVGLGNLVCEKCGFTRAIYTPESLTRCPECGHDQFQRQPFEP; this is translated from the coding sequence ATGAATAATGTGGCGCAGGAATATCGTGCAACGGTAGCAGCATTAACCCAGCGACTGGAGCACGGCGAGCGTGACGTTGACGCGCTGGTAGCCGAAGCGCGCCAGCAGTTACTGGCGAAACAGACCCTCACGCCAGCGGAAGTCAACGAAGTGATGCGTGCGGTGCGGCGGGATTTACACGAGTTTGCGCTCAGCTATCAGGAATCCAGCGAAGCAGCGGATGATTCCGTGTTTCTGCGCGTAATTCGCGAGAGCCTCTGGAAAGAGCTGGCAGACATTACCGATAAGAGCCAGCTGGAGTGGCGCGAAGTCTTTCAGGATCTGCGTCATCACGGGGTGTATCAGAGCGGCGAGGTGGTGGGACTGGGGAATCTGGTGTGTGAGAAGTGCGGTTTCACCCGGGCTATTTATACGCCAGAAAGTCTGACGCGCTGCCCGGAGTGCGGACATGACCAGTTCCAGCGTCAGCCGTTTGAGCCGTGA
- a CDS encoding amino acid ABC transporter ATP-binding protein, with translation MISLKNVSKWYGHFQVLTDCSTEVKKGEVVVVCGPSGSGKSTLIKTVNGLEPVQQGSIQVNGTEVNNRKTNLAQLRSKVGMVFQHFELFPHLSIIDNLVLAQVKVLKRDKTAARDKGLALLRRVGLAAHAEKFPGQLSGGQQQRVAIARALCMDPIAMLFDEPTSALDPEMINEVLDVMVELANEGMTMMVVTHEMGFARKVANRVIFMDEGKIIEDTNKDDFFNHPQSDRAKDFLAKILH, from the coding sequence ATGATTAGCCTGAAAAATGTTTCTAAGTGGTATGGGCACTTTCAGGTGCTGACCGACTGCTCCACCGAGGTGAAAAAAGGTGAAGTGGTGGTGGTCTGCGGCCCGTCCGGTTCAGGGAAATCGACGCTGATCAAAACCGTTAACGGGCTGGAACCGGTACAGCAGGGCAGCATTCAGGTCAACGGCACCGAAGTGAACAACCGGAAGACCAATCTTGCCCAGCTGCGCAGTAAAGTGGGCATGGTGTTCCAGCACTTTGAGCTGTTTCCGCATCTGAGCATCATCGATAACCTGGTTCTGGCGCAGGTTAAAGTGCTGAAGCGTGATAAAACCGCCGCGCGCGACAAAGGGCTGGCGCTGCTCAGGCGTGTAGGCCTGGCGGCGCATGCAGAGAAGTTTCCAGGCCAGCTGTCGGGCGGCCAGCAGCAGCGTGTCGCTATTGCGCGTGCGCTGTGCATGGATCCGATCGCCATGCTGTTTGACGAACCCACCTCGGCGCTTGATCCGGAGATGATCAATGAAGTACTGGATGTGATGGTCGAGCTGGCTAATGAGGGGATGACGATGATGGTGGTGACGCACGAGATGGGCTTTGCGCGCAAGGTGGCAAACCGCGTCATCTTTATGGACGAAGGGAAAATTATCGAAGACACCAATAAAGATGACTTCTTTAATCATCCGCAGTCCGATCGCGCCAAAGATTTTCTTGCCAAGATCCTGCATTAA
- the gltK gene encoding glutamate/aspartate ABC transporter permease GltK, which translates to MYSFDWSSIPPSLPYLLNGMVVTLKITAVAVVFGIIWGTILAVMRLSPIAPVRWFARLYVNLFRSVPLVMVLLWFYLVVPSLLQKGLGLSPKTDIRLISAMVAFALFEAAYYSEIIRAGIQSISRGQANAALALGMTQWQSMKLIILPQAFRAMVPLLLTQGIVLFQDTSLVYVLSLADFFRTASTIGERDGTQVEMILFAGLVYFVISLSASLLVSYLKRKRTV; encoded by the coding sequence ATGTACAGTTTTGACTGGAGTTCCATTCCTCCCAGCCTGCCCTACCTGCTGAACGGCATGGTGGTGACGCTGAAGATTACGGCTGTGGCCGTAGTATTCGGGATTATCTGGGGCACGATTCTGGCGGTGATGCGGTTGTCGCCCATCGCACCGGTGCGCTGGTTTGCCCGGCTATACGTCAACCTGTTCCGCTCCGTGCCGCTGGTAATGGTGCTGCTGTGGTTCTATCTGGTGGTGCCCAGCCTGCTGCAGAAAGGACTGGGTCTGTCGCCAAAAACCGATATCCGCCTGATTTCAGCAATGGTGGCCTTTGCGCTGTTTGAAGCGGCCTACTATTCAGAGATTATCCGCGCCGGTATCCAGAGTATTTCCCGCGGGCAGGCAAATGCCGCGCTGGCGCTGGGTATGACGCAGTGGCAATCCATGAAGCTGATTATTCTGCCCCAGGCGTTTCGTGCCATGGTGCCGCTGCTGCTGACGCAGGGCATTGTTCTGTTCCAGGACACCTCGCTGGTGTATGTCCTGAGCCTGGCGGATTTCTTCCGTACCGCGTCAACCATCGGTGAGCGTGACGGGACCCAGGTAGAAATGATTCTGTTTGCCGGTCTGGTCTATTTTGTGATCAGCCTGAGCGCTTCGCTGCTGGTTAGCTATCTGAAAAGAAAAAGGACGGTTTAA
- a CDS encoding amino acid ABC transporter permease: MGIDWNWGIFLQQAPFGNTTYLGWLWSGFQVTLAVSCCAWIIAFLVGSFFGILRTVPHRGLAAIGTCYVELFRNIPLIVQFFFWYLVAPELVGEKLGMWFKAELDPNIQFFLSSMICLGLFTAARVCEQVRAAIQSLPRGQKNAGLAMGLTLPQTYRYVLLPNAYRVIVPPMTSEMLNLVKNSAIASTIGLVDLAAQAGKLLDYSAHAYESFTAITLAYVGINLVIMLVMSLLERKIRLPGNLGGK; the protein is encoded by the coding sequence ATGGGTATCGACTGGAACTGGGGCATCTTTTTACAGCAGGCTCCGTTCGGCAATACGACTTACCTTGGCTGGCTGTGGTCCGGATTTCAGGTGACGTTAGCCGTCTCCTGCTGCGCCTGGATTATCGCCTTCCTCGTAGGATCCTTCTTTGGCATTCTGCGTACCGTGCCCCATCGCGGGCTGGCCGCCATTGGCACCTGCTATGTGGAGCTGTTTCGTAATATTCCCCTGATTGTGCAGTTCTTTTTCTGGTATCTGGTGGCACCGGAGCTGGTGGGAGAGAAACTCGGCATGTGGTTTAAGGCTGAGCTGGATCCCAATATCCAGTTTTTCCTGTCGTCGATGATTTGTCTGGGTCTGTTCACCGCCGCCCGCGTCTGTGAACAGGTGCGTGCAGCCATTCAGTCGCTGCCACGCGGTCAGAAAAATGCCGGTCTGGCGATGGGCCTGACCCTGCCGCAGACCTACCGCTATGTACTGCTGCCCAATGCCTATCGCGTGATTGTGCCACCCATGACCTCAGAAATGCTGAACCTGGTGAAGAACTCGGCGATTGCCTCAACCATCGGACTGGTTGATCTGGCCGCGCAGGCGGGCAAATTGCTGGATTATTCGGCGCACGCTTATGAATCCTTTACCGCGATTACCCTCGCCTACGTGGGGATTAACCTGGTGATCATGCTGGTGATGAGTCTGCTGGAACGCAAAATCCGCCTGCCCGGCAACCTGGGAGGCAAATAA